The following are encoded together in the Lactuca sativa cultivar Salinas chromosome 1, Lsat_Salinas_v11, whole genome shotgun sequence genome:
- the LOC111920181 gene encoding NAC domain-containing protein 83 encodes MSTEDKNYTQNATFDVKEKLNFVRDGAIKLPPGFRFQPTDQEIVFQYLVRKVFSCPLPASIIPEIINICKFNPWDLPGEWEQERYFFSKKEAKYGQGNRVNRKSGDGYWKATGFDKHITRCCSNNTISRKKDTITGMKKTLVFYKNKPSTTRTHWIMHEYHLVHSPASPTTTTNDKKSWIQMGNWVLCHVLLNKRSRKSFEDDTGKRLGSHEQMRPNFTRDDDDDDDDAISINCEEATSSSSSCGSSVVTQEESSSKSY; translated from the exons ATGTCTACTGAAGATAAGAACTATACACAAAACGCTACTTTTGATGTTAAAGAAAAGCTCAATTTTGTGAGAGATGGAGCCATCAAATTGCCACCAGGGTTTAGGTTTCAACCCACCGATCAAGAGATTGTGTTTCAATATCTTGTTCGTAAGGTCTTCTCTTGCCCGTTGCCTGCCTCCATCATCCCTGAAATCATCAACATTTGCAAGTTCAATCCTTGGGATTTACCAG GTGAATGGGAGCAAGAAAGATACTTCTTTAGCAAGAAAGAGGCCAAGTATGGGCAAGGAAATAGAGTAAATAGAAAGAGTGGTGATGGGTATTGGAAAGCAACTGGTTTTGATAAGCATATCACTAGATGTTGCAGTAACAATACTATTTCAAGAAAGAAAGATACCATTACAGGGATGAAGAAGACGCTCGTGTTCTATAAAAACAAACCATCAACGACTAGAACTCATTGGATCATGCATGAGTATCACCTTGTTCATTCACCTGCTTCACCAACAACCACCACCAACGATAAG AAATCTTGGATTCAGATGGGAAATTGGGTTTTGTGTCATGTATTGTTGAACAAAAGAAGTCGAAAATCCTTTGAAGATGATACTGGGAAGAGGTTGGGCTCACATGAACAAATGCGTCCAAATTTTAcgagagatgatgatgatgatgatgatgatgcaatTTCAATCAATTGCGAAGAAGctacttcatcttcttcatcatgtGGTTCTAGTGTGGTTACTCAAGAAGAGTCCTCGAGTAAGAGCTATTAG